A window from Corvus cornix cornix isolate S_Up_H32 chromosome 8, ASM73873v5, whole genome shotgun sequence encodes these proteins:
- the MYSM1 gene encoding deubiquitinase MYSM1, producing MAAAEEPEVDIEGDPAAAPGDHGNTASSLLQDHYLDSSWRTGNSLPWMLDSSISEENRAVIEKMLLEEEYYLSNKSLSEKIWLSQKEVEKRSMKSPHKKTGKVMVRSPTKAPGCSLKWTSEEKELFEQGLVKFGRRWTKIAKLIGTRTVLQVKSYARQYFRNKAKNGDSEKEEQSQCGSSLPMEDGVRVEAGNLRGRADPNLNAVKIEKLSDDEEVDITDDMDELLTPAFQQETAKSEFPVIPRSPVEETKAVEQGFSSAGHSSATALPKEDPHHTRPETVDALVFPAVAATCSQHLNGDNSVNLDYQQYNNFIEKAEQGGPVTCHGTAQGTDQELSEEQRDPADNGLLFPSSCQVDEDHQEEAEELKPPDQEVEVDRSIILEEEKQAIPEFFEGRQAKTPERYLKIRNYILDQWERCKPKYLNKTSVRPGLKNCGDVNCIGRIHTYLELIGAINFGCEQAVYNRPQPADRSRCREGKDTVEAYQLAQRLQSMRTRRRRVRDPWGNWCDAKDLEGQTFEHLSAEELARRREEEKLKPAKSSKGSRQIKSSFDPFQLIPCCLFTEEKQAPFQVKVSSEALLIMDLHSHVSLAEVIGLLGGRYSEADKTVEVCAAEPCNSLSTGLQCEMDPVSQTQASESLAARGFQVIGWYHSHPAFDPNPSIRDIDTQAKYQSYFSRGGAMFIGMIISPYNRNNPLPYSQITCLVISDEISSDGSYRLPYKFETEQMLEEPQWELIFEKTRWIIEKYRFCHSSVPMDKIFHRDSDLTCLQKLLECMRKTLGKVTNCLIAEEFLTQIENLFLSTYKSEKRDNAEGSENECSHELPV from the exons AGATCATGGAAACACAGCATCAAGCCTGCTGCAGGATCACTATCTTGATTCATCTTGGAGAACTGGCAACAGTCtt CCCTGGATGTTGGACAGCAGCATTAGTGAAGAAAACAGGGCTGTCATAGAGAAGATGTTGCTGGAAGAAGA ATATTATTTATCTAATAAAtcactttctgaaaaaatatggCTCAGCCAAAAGGAAGTAGAGAAAAGATCTATGAAAAG CCCACataagaaaactggaaaagtcAT GGTGCGATCGCCTACAAAAGCACCTGGCTGCTCCTTGAAGTGGACATCAGAGGAAAAAGAGCTGTTTGAGCAAGGACTG GTGAAATTTGGCCGCAGGTGGACGAAAATTGCCAAGTTGATTGGCACTCGAACGGTTCTGCAAGTCAAGAGCTACGCTCGGCAGTACTTTAGGAACAAG GCAAAAAATGGTGATtctgaaaaagaagagcaaagtcagTGTGGGAGCAGCCTTCCCATGGAGGATGGAGTAAGGGTAGAAGCTGGAAACTTGAGAGGCCGTGCAGACCCCAACCTGAACGCAGTGAAAATTGAAAAGCTGTCAGATGATGAGGAAGTGGACATAACTGATGACATGGATGAACTACTCACTCCTGCCTTCCAGCAAGAAACTGCAAAATCTGAATTTCCTGTTATTCCAAGAAGTCCAGttgaagaaacaaaagcagtggAACAAGGTTTTTCATCTGCTGGACACAGTTCTGCAACTGCTTTACCTAAAGAAGATCCTCACCATACCAGGCCAGAGACAGTGGATGCGTTGGTATTTCCTGCGGTGGCAGCAACGTGTTCCCAGCACCTGAATGGGGATAACTCTGTGAATTTGGATTACCAGCAGTACAATAACTTCATTGAGAAAGCTGAACAAGGTGGACCAGTCACATGTCATGGGACTGCACAAGGAACTGATCAGGAGCTCAGTGAGGAGCAAAGAGACCCAGCTGATAATggattgctttttccttcttcgTGCCAAGTGGATGAAGATCAtcaagaggaagcagaggagctgaagCCACCTGATCAAGAAGTGGAGGTTGACAGAAGCATCattctggaagaagaaaagcaggcTATTCCCGAATTCTTCGAAGGGCGCCAGGCCAAAACACCAGAGCGTTATTTGAAAATCAGGAATTATATTTTGGACCAGTG GGAGAGATGCAAACCCAAATACCTGAACAAGACCTCGGTGCGTCCTGGCCTGAAGAACTGCGGGGACGTCAACTGCATCGGGCGGATCCACACGTACCTGGAGCTGATAGGAGCAATCAACTTTGGCTGTG AACAGGCTGTGTACAACCGGCCCCAGCCCGCCGACAGGAGCCGCTGCAGGGAGGGCAAGGACACGGTGGAAGCCTATCAGCTGGCCCAGCGCCTGCAGTCCATG CGCACAAGAAGACGGCGAGTGCGGGACCCTTGGGGAAACTGGTGTGATGCAAAGGATTTGGAAGGACAGACATTTGAG caTCTCTCGGCTGAAGAATTAGcaagaaggagagaggaagaaaaactgaaaccTGCAAAATCTTCTAAAGGTTCGAGACAAATCAAAAG tTCCTTTGATCCCTTTCAGCTGATACCATGCTGTTTGTTCACGGAAGAGAAGCAG GCACCCTTTCAGGTGAAAGTGTCTTCCGAAGCACTTTTAATAATGGATTTG CACTCTCACGTGTCTCTGGCAGAAGTGATTGGGCTGCTCGGTGGAAGGTACTCTGAAGCTGATAAGACCGTGGAA GTGTGTGCAGCAGAGCCGTGCAACAGCCTGAGCACAGGCCTGCAGTGCGAGATGGACCCGGTGTCCCAGACTCAGGCTTCGGAATCGCTGGCGGCCAGGGGCTTCCAGGTCATCGGCTGGTACCATTCCCACCCCGCCTTCGACCCCAACCCCTCCATCCGGGACATCGACACTCAGGCTAAATACCAG aGCTATTTCTCCAGGGGTGGTGCCATGTTCATCGGAATGATCATAAGCCCTTACAACAGGAATAATCCTCTCCCCTATTCCCAGATCACCTGTCTGGTCATTAGTGACGAGATCAGTTCTGACGGTTCCTATC GCCTGCCCTACAAATTTGAAACGGAACAGATGTTGGAGGAGCCTCAGTGggaattaatatttgaaaaaacacGGTGGataattgaaaaatacagattttgccATAG CAGTGTCCCCATGGATAAAATTTTTCATAGAGATTCTGACCTGACTTGTTTGCAAAAA CTTTTGGAGTGCATGAGGAAGACTTTGGGCAAGGTAACAAACTGCCTCATTGCTGAAGAGTTCTTGACTCAGATAGAAAACTTATTCCTTTCCACGTACAAGAGTGAGAAAAGGGATAATGCTGAAGGAAGTGAGAATGAATGTTCACATGAATTGCCGGTGTGA